In Juglans regia cultivar Chandler chromosome 13, Walnut 2.0, whole genome shotgun sequence, the DNA window tttgtagtgacgtataattatttaaaaaaaataaataaatatataatttatatgaaaaaaattaatttaaaacgattacataatatttatacattttataattatatataatattacactATACTAAATTCAAGCATCCCTCTCTCTTTCACAGGATCACAGTGATCAGAAAATGAATCCTCCCAAGCTATAACCAAAACAAGGGTGGATGTCTAATGCAGTAATGGTTAGAACATGCTACCAGACACTGTACACCAGATCAAGAATAATATCtgaatctctctctttctatctctGAAATCGGTCAATTTGATAATTAGACTAACAAGTTGAACAGAAGAGGCCGATTTCGTCAGGGCTGAGGTAGTATTAATACCTTTTTTGGGACATTTGAACCAAACCCATATGGAGGACTGAACTTTCAGTCAAGAAAGATAGCAGAAGAAGCCATCTCATTGTACGTACAATCCCTCCACAGCATGATCTTTTGTTGGCTTTTTGTCCATGTGGAGtggttggaacttggaagtttaAACTGGAGGAGAAGGCTAAACTTGAGTCTTGGTGTTTgccaaaattgaaataaatagaactagcaaaaaaaatcaatgaatcTTACGTAGGCTTTGACATCTTAAAAcagaaagcaaaagaaaaagggacCAAAAAAAAGATCCTTTTTTACCTTTCGGCTTTTTAAATGGATATAACACAGCTTGTGCATCCAGCGTGCACGAAagtagaatttatatatatatatatatatatatatatatatatttccttttacCAAGAAACTAGCCCCACCCACCACCATCATTTTCATGTGCTATgggtaaaaaattaaaaatattgacaaaTCGATCTCAAACATATCTTGCACGAAGAAGGCATGCACATGGCTTCTTAGCTTTTGGGAGCGTTTGTTTTTGATAAGatcaaataaattgagataaaaattaaaaattaaaaattaaaagaatattattaaaatatttattttaatattatttttattttgagatttaaaaaaatagaattatttattttattttatttaaaaatttaaaaaaattataatgattagataaaataagataaaaaattttataaaaatgaacgATGCCTTAGTTTAATGTAAACTTGGCATCGATGTAAACTATATCAATTAGGTAGTGTTTGCCAATTATGACTATTGTTATAGATAGTATCTATTAGCCgtcctatataatatatatatatacacacacatactcATAGTCAAATAGAAGGATATATCCTTTAAAGTATAGATTTTTAATAGTATCTAGTATAGAATAGAAATagatacaaaatataattaaccctATATCGCATTATGATGAAGATATCCATGTATAGTAAATATGATAGGACTTGCTTGAAGAAGTGTTACGCGACTCGTATAATTGTGTTGGGAAAAAACACTAAAACATGGTGATAAAGTTGGGAAATATCCTTTTGggatccaaaataaaaaaataaaaaataaaaaattaaagatattggTTTTAGTGGTAGCTATTTGGACTTTATGTTGGAGTGTGTATGGTGGTTGCCTTCTCACGTTGCTCATGTCGACAGCTCGTGCATGGGCATGGATTGGGACCTCGTGAAGGGGTTCTTTGTACAGATATGGTAAAAGCAAGCACTATGATAGGCATCTGGCCACATATCACAAACTAGGATCCTCCCAGCCTATACATTAGGATGGTGTCATGGATTGGTAGTTGCCCTTTTTCAAATGTTTTACGGTCACgacaaaattctataaaaataaattacataatattttatatgatatgttaattttttataataataattcacaTCAAACACGTTAATTTCGATAGAATCACAAAAGCATTTTactttttaagataaaaaatttacttgCAAGGATAGTGTCAACACGCCACATGTTACGAGATCTACTGTATGTATAAAAACAATGTCAGTACTTTTTTAATCGATCTATTTCAATACGTGTTTAAAAATACTGGTttactaataatttatttatttttccttatgGTACATGGTGATCAAAGGCTCAAAATATATTCAGATAAGGCTCTCGTGTCGTCGTCCTGGATCGTTATGATGATGCTAGACAAGCTGGCAATATACCTACGATTCATCATTGCAGTTTCAAACACAATAATGGAGCTTCATGCATGAGATGCCCCACAAGAAACCACTCAATTTAGTACCACtcgaaaaagagaagaaaacaatacCAGAGTAGAAAGAAGCATttgatcttcaaaactcatCTTCCATTGATTTACATGGGGTGGTATATACAAGTTGCAGTGTGATAGAGAAAACCTCTAACATACTCTCTCCCTCAACCTCCGATGAGCTTTTGCTCACTGGGGTTACAACTGATATCCCAAACGTTAACAATTAGTGAAATTTACGCTTCTCAAACAAAGCCAGACTCAGAGACATTAGTGTCGCAAAATTTCCCATCCATTCGGTTCTGAACAGCTTTCACAGCAGCAACTCTAGCAGCAGTGGCTGCTCTATTTGCAGCCATGACTGCCTTGTTCACCTGCTCATCCACTCGGGTAAGGTTAATAGCATTCTCTGCTGTTTTTCTAGCAGCCTGCAATTTCATGAAACAAAAAGAGGTAAAGAAGTTTTGCTTTGTTAAGAATGAACATGAGTGAATTGGGATGTCAATGGCAATAATTAGTAGGTACCTGAACAGCTCGAAGGACCGCATCGGTTAGTTGGGGAAGAGGGTGCTTAAGGGAACCGGCATCCCATTCACCACATCTTGTCTCTGCACTTCGGAAGGTATACATTCCATAGCCTTGTTTACGACCTTCATGCCACGACCCCTCGTAACAGTGACCATTTGCAAAGTGATACACCCCAAATCCATGAATTTTGTCTCCAAAATATTCTCCCGCATATCTATCTCCATTTCTGCAACACAATCACATTCActgttaaaagaaaatcaaaaggaCAGTAGTAGTATTAACAACATCAAAgtttggagaaaaaaaaggaaaattgatggatcgatttttttttatttttgttgccgaCCAATTCAGCACCAATGCAAAATTACGTATCAATCTCGAGCAACCTTAACGCATGATAAAAAAGAGGAGTAAAACCGAGCTCGCGGTTACCCCAATAGTTCAAAAGATTGAAACTTTCAAAAGCTAAGAAGAAACaccataaatttcaaataaacatCGATTCAAAGTCAATGCCGGGCATATATTTCCATAGTAGTCAGATCTATCAGGTCGTTTCCAAACCCAAGAACCATGAGCCAAATTCAGGGAAAATAACCCATTGGACGTCTTCATATCTTCGAGACAACCATGATTACCAATACAAATCAATTAAAAGATCCGATCTTTCATAAAAACGGACATCGAAGAAACCAATCAGAATTTCACTGTTCTATTAATCATGAAACGCTTCAAATATGGTAACTCCCACGAAGATAACGTCAAAAACTATCAATCACAAAAAACCAAGAATtgagcaaaaacaaaatcaaattcagtAATTTCGCACATATTTAGAAAAACAAAGGACTCCCAGAAACCTGAAATTAGATTTAGGAATTCACCTGAAGTGGTAGCAGCCGAGACCGTGCTTAACCGCAAACTTGAACTCCCCGATATAGCAGCTCCCATCGGAGCAGGTTTGGACTCCGACCCCATGGCTCTGCCCATTGAACCATTCCCCTGCATAAGAGTCCCCAGTATAGAACCTGTAAACCCCGTAGCCATGCCTCAGGCCCTGCCTATACTGCCCCTTGTACCTGCTTCCTCTTGCCCAGCTCTCAATCCCGTACCCATCGTACTTCCCGTCGATCCAGTCCCCCTCGTACCTCCCATTCACGAAGTAATTGTACACCCCACTTCCATTACACCTACCCTTGTGGAACTCCCCCTCGTAGAAGTCGCCATTGCTGTAGAACTCCACGCCTTCCCGTATGATCTTCTTGTTCCTCGTCGCTTTTTGGACGGTCGGGTCGCCGATGAACCACTGGACCGGCTTCGAGTTGGTCCTCGATAGCCCAAGTCTCTTCGCGTTTTCGTCCCACGAGTGTTTGAGGACCAGTATGGTCTGGTGGATCAGACCCTTGTTCTTGGACGCGAAGAAGAGCGTCACCGCGATGAAAATCAGAGCCAAGAGGAGGTTCTCAGAAGTGTATATCTCTTCCTTTCTCAGGTAAAACAAGTAGAGGAAGAACAAAAACGACAAGATTGTGAAGAAAGAGAACGAGGCCATGGCCAGGACTGGGTTGACGAACCGGGTTGACCCGGCTCTGGGGGTAGAACCGGATTTCCTGGGTTTCTTCaacttctcctcctcctcgtctTCTTGGTAGGGTGCGATGGCGTCCTCCTCGGTGACCGAAGAGAGACTTTGAATGGACGATCTGATGGTCGGAGAGGACCGGAGCAGTGAGGACTGTGTTCTCGTGAGCTTCGCCTGGCTCTTCTGGCCGTCCATTCCTCTCCTCAAAGTGGGTCCCGAGAAGATTCGTCCCTTCGATCCCCGCCGTCCGATAGcaattcttttttctctttcttatcCCTAGTGGGCCCTCCTATACCTCGAGATTCTAATCACCAAGGTCGTTCCAGATGCCGCCGGCGACATCTCAGGGAAAGCAGCACACGATAATACAGTATCAATCCCGGTGGCGCACGCTAGCAGAGCAACTGAATACGAGCAGTCAGTAACTttcagagagggagggagagagagagagacacacacagAGATAGAGAGGTCAGAGTCTCGAGGGAGAGTGAAAATGGAAGTTAGGACCTGGTTTTCCTACCGATATATAGTTGAGTAATGGGCAGAGGGAGGCAGGTTCAACATGGACCGTTGGATGGGGATCTACAGGGTGGGATTTCCGGGAGCGTGTATAGCCGTTGGATTGGATTTGGGATTTCCCGGTCCAAACGACGAAAGATTTGTTGTGGTCGTCGGATCTGGATTCCCCCGCTTTTCGCTTTAGTGTGTGGCAGGCCTGCACGTGCCGCTACAGCTCCTAAATTATCACCTTTTCCACTATGGATTGGACAAAAAGcattgaataataaatatttatcttaagTTAAAGGACAATTGTATATTTCTAACGTCCCGTTTGGTTACGCAAGATGaagtaagatattttattaaaaataaaataaaatattattataaaataattttttattttttattttaaaatttaaaaaaattaaattatttatttattatattttatataaaaattaaaaaaattataatgattatatgagattgatgaaaaaatttgaatttaaaacatgtgaaatttttttattaaaatatgtaagataaaatttaaatatttaaaatttttattaacgAATATAAAAAAGGtgaattatttatcatcttcgataagaatttaatttgaatttaaataattttcagaaGATTgtaccaaaaatattttatcagaattttaaatatttttatttacgaagaagataaatatgccttaaattaaaaagtcatgataaTTACAGTATTTTGTTTGTAGTcacatatatttaatataaaataaccattctatcttataattttttttttctcttcaaccagataaaataaagatatctatatatagtttatcttttaaattttggtatcatttttttttttttttgttgaaaaattttGGTATCATTAATGCTCAACACAAGAATGAAATTGTTAATTATCTTAATATAACATGTTCAGTTTTatcatattttccatttttaaattaaacattATTTTGAATTGGTTTGAATAATTTTGAATGATCTGTTTGTTGAATTAATTAGTTTAGCGAGTAAATCGAAATATGCATTGAAATCGATCTGAATcgaatttttttacaaaccataAATATGTAAGTTATAAAGAAGTTTATTTAGATTTTCATGGATTAGTCTCTATTAGTCTGCCTTTTATCTGGAAAGGACGTTTTGCTATTAATTCTGGGATAAGATTGTAGagtgggaaaagaaagaaaaccaaagTAGGGCCAATAATTGTTGAGTGAAATCATTTGGTGACCCCCCTTGGAAATTTCCTCAAGTCCGTAGTAGTGTTTTATGTATTGATCAGAAGGAAACTGATTTTAAATTGtattatattgttttaaagtaaaatacaaTTACAAGAGATGAATATTGTTAACGTACGCACGCCTTTGGGCCGGGTTTTAACAATTCAAGTTTTTGGATTTTCACCAACACACTTAAGTAAACATGAATAATGAGGGGTCGTACCTGGGGATCGACTCTTATACTAGGCTTCTGGTGGGGACAGCTCAACCCTGACTTTGAGGGACCCATGTCCTTTCCACTATTCATTTAGTCAAAATCCTTTAATGCAATATGGAGTCCAGGGAGtagcgtcattaatgtggcgtggctccCTGACACACTTTATCCAGAAGTGTTGCCTATTGAACCATCCACTTTCTCTGTGCGTTGATTACCTTAGGGGTGGGTTTTGCTCGTGGGCCAAGTACTCTGCAGAGACCCACTGACTTCTTCAGAGGAGGGTTGTAGGTCTCGATTGGGCTCGGGCAGGCTCTCTGACTTACTTCTACAATAACCCCTCAAGGGCTTGATTTAAGGGCCACTAGAGGAAAAAAACCCCTGTCTGCCAATTCTTATCGGACTAGTCCGATGGGAATTCCTTTTTGCCTTGGTCTTCATGCTATGTACTTTCCCGTTGTCTTTGTCGTTGAGATCATTTTCCCTAGAAATGGGCAGTCATTGCTCTCCCGACTCTTCTACTagtgaaattacccaagtacccatGTATTGTATTACCATGTTTTACCAATTCAATCGACAAATTAGTTAGTgattaataatgaaataatttcataatcaatcaaatacataaagtaGATAAAGTGCGCAACACCAAATTTGGTtacgaagggaaaccctttgaAGAACTCCTAAAAGGTAAAACGCTACAAGACAACCAAATCCAGAAAAAtcgattttattatttaaagattagTTACGAGTaattctcaattacaaaactttttttaattgactctcttacttgaccCCACAAACGACCCGTTTGTGTCTACTGCAGTAGCAGTCAAAACCTCTaacgatcttcaaatattgactTCTCTACTAGAACTTCAGCGGCTAAACTCGATCAGTCAATTTCCAACATGGAGTAAGCATGCACTTAATGAGAGAATGAGGAATAAGGAACTAGAAAATTTCTCACACTCAAGCACTTGGATCACTCTTCAATCTCTCCAAATTCTgagaataatcataaaaaagtaATCTTCCATTCAGAGTCTcaatcataaatattctgaccAGTATGTGATCTGCAATAGGACTCTATTGACAGAATGAGTCTGATAGGAATTTGATCTGTAGTAAGATTTTGCTAACGGAAGGACTCTACTGCGAAAATTTTTGATAATGCGTCTGTTGACACCTGGAGCTAAGTTTTCTCAACAAATGTAATTTCCATTCAAATTCTTCACAGGAATCTAGGATCAGGCTTTTAATTGGGGAAAAATCAAGGAAATGGGTTTGACAAAAAATTAGGAAATGGGTTTGGcaaaaatctagaaaatgaGTTTGGGAGAAATACGTTAATGATGAAATCtaagagatgagattttttttttcttgatggaGAAATGCTTCAACGTACGAGGGAATTTTGGTTGTGCTCTGATTTGCTACTCGcctgaaaaagaagaagaaaatctcatttttcatctttttgctTTGCTTCtgatttcttctttcattttttctttctttgctttttatgttatctaaaatattatctaataatttctaGATATACTACAactttttatagataaaatcaagGTGTTTTACATTCACCCAACTTTACACAAACATCAAATCATCTTTATCTATctagtcacctagtcctagccAAAATCTTGCATTTACAATCTTCCACTTTGACAAATTGGTGATAAAAATTAGTTTGATAAATGTAGTAtgtatttgaaacaaaacaTCTTAGTATAAAGAAAATGACATAGAACATTGATTTAAATTTGTCTTCACAAAACAAGATGTTAGACACACTTTAACactaatttgaatttctatTCTAGCATCCATCAACCATCAAGTTCCAACCATTGTTTAGTTACATGCCAAAATAAGTAGAATTATCACtgacaaatataaaaaacatgtatatttttcaaaaaaaaaaaaaaaagaattatgttACTGCTCCGCTGCTGCTGCTCCCCCTTATTGTGCTACTGGTCCACTGCTATTCCCCCTTTTTGTTAGCAATTTGACAAGGAGCTGTTACTCTATATTCAAGTCCATCACACTTTCTAGCACTTGCTGCACATCCAAGGATAGATGGACCAATCTTTCATTTGTTTGTATGCCATTAGAGTGTACTGCAGCGATTTGTTGTTCCAGCTTAGATTGACTCGCTTCCCAGTTGGTATCAAGGTTATCAATTTTTCGTATGTTCTAGCACTTGTGATATGGGAACAGTTGGCTCAGGAGGAGAAGAAGCAGATTCAGTGTTGTGGGATCGTTTCTTAGTCAGAATTGCCTCTGACTTAATCACAGTGAGAGCTGATATCGAACCATCTATCTTCATTGTTGGTTTTCCCTATGGGGAAACTTTGGCTATATAACCAGTTTTGTGATTAAGCCTCCAAAAGGCAAGGTCAGCTCCTTCTCAACATAGGAAAGATGAAAGATATAAATGACATGCCTAGGAAAGTCTATGGAGACTCCAGTGGCCAATGCATACATGAAATGGGAACACTCTAGGGAAAGCTCAGTGTGGCAACTAATAGGCCACAAATTGGTCAGAACAATCTTGGCCAACAAATGATATTAAGGGAGCATAACATGAAGTGAAAATCGATGCACTTTGGGGTTCCACTTTGGACCTCGAGGGCTAGCAAAAAGGTTGCGGATGGCTACCTTAGTTGGTGCTCCCATGCCTTTGTATGGATACACTGGTGCATCCACTTCCGATAAGTCATATAGCTCTCTAAAAATGGCTGGAGAGATTTCAATCCTAGTTCCTCTAACTGTGTAGGTGATGTGATCATTTAGAATAAAGTGAGCAATATTGGAATAAAACTCACGCACCACCTCAACATACGGAGTGGGTGAGGGGTGTGTAAGTTTTTCCCAATGTCGCTCTACAAAGATACGACGGATGATTTCAAAGTCAACtaaaggaaaatcatttatACTTACCTCTCTCTCACCTAATACAGGTCTGTGAAAGAAAATATTCCTATAAGTAGCTTCTACTTCAGGTGAAGTAAAGCACTCATATGAGGTGGTGGACCTCAGTGTCTCAGATGGAAGGGCATGAGTATTCTCAGCACATGCAGTTTCCATCGGTGGTTCCACCTCACTTGAGGAATCCTGCGAGCTCATCTTTCTTTTTGCATGTTCCTTCAACCTCATTTGAAAGAATACATCCAGGTAGACATAGAGTAAAGATATAGAGATGCCGTGACACAAACCTTAGACTTGACACTACTACATCTCCTTCTAGACATAGCACAGTCATGCACATTTAAACTTCTAACAtatgtgtgtgagtgtgtgtcAAATAGCTGTCTAACGATTGAGAAAACTGGTTGAGACATGAGGTCAAACACTTGGTGGGCATAAAACAAAgacataaatacataatacataaacCCACCAACCTCCATCCTAAATACATTGACAAATCAAACCCACTTCAGCGACTACACTTCTTCACGTCCCAAACATTAGGCCTCCAAGCCCTAAATCACAATGCAAACCAAATCTTAGAAAAAAATCCCAAATGGGTGTTCATCGAGCCCTAGAAATAGGAAATGGATGAGGATAATCGGAGAGAACATTTACCTTGACCAACAAACTTGTAAAGGACAAGTTCTCCTCGAGTCTAAACTCCTAATCAAATCAAAATTGTGAGAGATGAGTGAACTAGTGTTTGGCTAGGGCATGAGCCTTGCTAGTGCTGTGAGAGTGGGTATCGGAGGTTTGGGTGCCTATCATGGGAACTAAGTGACCCAAGTCACTTAAAGATCTAACATGTCGCGCACGAGCCTCTATCTCAAAATCCCACTGGGACTCAAAAACTAAGGTCACACTCCTATTGAAACCAAAACACACCTCCCAGACCTGTGCACcataatgaaaaggaaaaaaaacacgAAAGGAATATGCCAAATAACCCAACGAGccaaagattttaaaaaatcaaaaaataaaaactgattcTCGAGTCTAAACTCCTAATCAAATCAAAATCGTGAGAGATGAGTGAAGTAGTGTTCGGCTAGGGCATGAGCCTTGCTAGTGCTGTGAGAGTGGGTATCGGAGGTTTGGGTGCCTATCGTGGGAACTAAGTGACCCAAGTCACTTAAAGATCTAACATGTCGCGCACAGCCTCTATCTCAAAATCCCACTGGGACTCAAACACTAAGGCAACACTCCTACTGAAACCAAAACACACCTCTCAGACTTATGCACCAGAatgcaaagggaaaaaaaaaaacacaaaaggaaTATGCCAAACAACCCAACGAGccaaagattttaaaaaatcaaaaaataaaaactgattgACCAGATAATATTTTCgaaaactctttttcctttttttgtttgcttaaataatacaaaacaaaaatatagcaTGAGAGAAGTTGAAAATGGAGGATAAAACACTGATTTTCTCGCAGAAAATTTGACATagtcttttaattaatttaatcaatgCGCATCCCTCAAGTGAGGCACTTGTCCAAACACTCTATATCACTCACACTGTCCACACACAAAAACTGCATTCTGCCCTTTCTTTTGTGTGTGGATTACCTCGGGGTGAGTTTTGCTCGTAGGCTGAGTACTCTACAGAGACCCATTGACTCTTTCGGAGGATGGTTGTAGGCCTCAATTGAACTCGGCCAAGCTCTCTGATTTATTTCCACAGTGGCCCCCTCATGGACTTGCTTTAAGGGCCAATAGGGGAGAAACACCCCTTACATTTGAGCTCGACACAtgaataaataatcaaaatacttAATAACTTCCCTATGTTGcctattaaagtattttttaatataatcataGAAGACTCAAATTGATCAATTGCTCTTTAGTTAACAAGCACAAAAATTACATGACTAGATTCTAACAGGTGGTGAATAAGGTTTCGTATTGTTTAATGGAAAAATTTTCCcgaaatttattataatttgaaaggATTTCaatcataattttaactaatttaaattcaaatgtgACTTAGATTTCTTTTGGGATGAACCACATCTAAATGGTTCAAAAATTTTAGAGGTGAGAATTATGATACGTACCCTAGATTTAATATAAGTGGGTGGTGAATAAGGAGTCACCTTAATGAAGATATAAGTTGGTGGTGAATATGGTTTCATGGATcagttagatatattttataaaaatctaacatgtcata includes these proteins:
- the LOC108988356 gene encoding uncharacterized protein LOC108988356; the protein is MDGQKSQAKLTRTQSSLLRSSPTIRSSIQSLSSVTEEDAIAPYQEDEEEEKLKKPRKSGSTPRAGSTRFVNPVLAMASFSFFTILSFLFFLYLFYLRKEEIYTSENLLLALIFIAVTLFFASKNKGLIHQTILVLKHSWDENAKRLGLSRTNSKPVQWFIGDPTVQKATRNKKIIREGVEFYSNGDFYEGEFHKGRCNGSGVYNYFVNGRYEGDWIDGKYDGYGIESWARGSRYKGQYRQGLRHGYGVYRFYTGDSYAGEWFNGQSHGVGVQTCSDGSCYIGEFKFAVKHGLGCYHFRNGDRYAGEYFGDKIHGFGVYHFANGHCYEGSWHEGRKQGYGMYTFRSAETRCGEWDAGSLKHPLPQLTDAVLRAVQAARKTAENAINLTRVDEQVNKAVMAANRAATAARVAAVKAVQNRMDGKFCDTNVSESGFV